A window from Pseudomonas sp. MRSN 12121 encodes these proteins:
- a CDS encoding DUF2934 domain-containing protein, whose translation MSTDDKRIREFAYQIWESEGRPEGQEHRHWEMARKLAEAEALAPSKPPRATRAAPAKSAKPAAAKPKASKSAAASLVPPGEKSLPAAPKSPAAKKPRAPRSKPPAS comes from the coding sequence ATGAGTACCGACGACAAACGCATTCGTGAATTCGCCTATCAAATCTGGGAGTCGGAAGGCCGGCCCGAAGGCCAGGAACATCGTCATTGGGAAATGGCCCGCAAGCTGGCCGAAGCCGAGGCCCTGGCCCCGAGCAAGCCGCCCCGGGCCACCCGCGCCGCGCCCGCCAAGAGCGCCAAACCGGCGGCCGCCAAGCCCAAGGCCAGCAAGTCCGCCGCGGCCTCCCTAGTGCCGCCCGGAGAAAAGAGCCTCCCCGCCGCCCCCAAGAGCCCGGCGGCGAAAAAACCGCGCGCGCCACGCAGCAAGCCACCGGCCAGCTGA
- a CDS encoding malto-oligosyltrehalose synthase: MNTPILHDRPLRATLRLQFHRGFTLDDAAALVPYFARLGISHLYASPLLCARAGSMHGYDVVDPTRVNPELGGEAALERLVHSLRQHDMGLLLDIVSNHMAVGGADNPWWQDLLRWGRLSPYGEFFDIQWHSPDPLMEGQLLLPFLASDYGVALQEGTLTLHFDAALGAFHAEHYQHRFPICPSDYGALLRVPAEPGERLKPLADAFGTLRYQPDAHRQAEPLQQQLREAARDPAIRTAIEQHLVLYDGRQDDGFARLHALLEQQSYRLASWRTAADDINWRRFFDVNELGGLRVERPAVFEATHGKIFQLIADGLVDGLRIDHIDGLADPRGYCRKLRRRVDALRPGQHVPIYVEKILGADETLRRDWGVDGTTGYEFMNQLSLLQHDPQGAAPLAELWSRHSQRPAEFLEEARLARRQLLAGSLASDFESVAQALLQVARNDVMTRDLTLGAIRRALQELIVHFPVYRTYIGACGRSAADEVFFQQALQGARDTLGEADWPVLACLEQWLGGQGWRRLPPGRPRKVLKHACVRFQQLTSPAAAKAVEDTAFYRSAVLLSRNDVGFSSERFCAPLADFHAACRQRLDSFPDNLLATATHDHKRGEDSRARLAVLSERSSWYTAQVEHWREQARAWRSDALAPDPGDELILYQALLGSWPLELRADDGPGLQDYTARLWQWQEKALREAKLHSSWTAPNEAYENAVRDFIERLLLGAEGLALRRAIAAAVEAIAPAGALNGLAQSLLRITVPGVPDLYQGNEFWDFSLVDPDNRRPVDFAARQTALATPAAPPELLAHWRDGRIKQALIAAALACRREHPQLFRRGAYQALPMQGCHADRVLAFLREYQGQRALVIVPRQVAGLLEQRAQPWVDAPDWGDTRVSLPFAAPGQKLKGLFSSEAVTQHKDLTISSALRDFPVNLFIQT; this comes from the coding sequence ATGAACACGCCTATCCTTCACGACCGGCCCCTGCGCGCCACCCTGCGCCTGCAGTTTCATCGCGGCTTCACCCTCGACGACGCAGCCGCGCTGGTGCCCTACTTCGCCCGCCTGGGCATCAGCCACCTGTACGCGTCGCCGCTGCTCTGCGCCCGCGCCGGCTCGATGCACGGCTACGACGTGGTCGACCCGACCCGGGTCAACCCCGAGCTGGGGGGCGAGGCGGCCCTGGAGCGCCTGGTACACAGCCTGCGCCAGCACGACATGGGCCTGCTGCTGGATATCGTCTCCAACCACATGGCGGTCGGCGGCGCCGACAATCCCTGGTGGCAGGACTTGCTGCGCTGGGGGCGCCTGAGCCCCTACGGCGAGTTCTTCGACATCCAGTGGCACTCCCCCGACCCGCTGATGGAAGGCCAGCTGCTGCTGCCGTTCCTCGCCAGCGACTACGGCGTGGCGCTGCAGGAAGGCACGCTGACCCTGCACTTCGATGCCGCCCTGGGCGCGTTCCATGCCGAGCATTACCAGCACCGATTCCCGATCTGCCCCAGCGACTACGGCGCGCTGCTCAGGGTCCCGGCCGAGCCGGGCGAGCGTCTCAAGCCGCTGGCCGATGCCTTCGGCACCCTGCGCTACCAGCCCGACGCCCACCGCCAGGCCGAGCCCTTGCAGCAACAGTTGCGCGAAGCCGCCCGGGACCCCGCGATTCGCACGGCTATCGAGCAGCACCTTGTGCTGTACGACGGCCGCCAGGACGACGGCTTCGCCCGCCTGCACGCCCTGCTGGAGCAGCAGAGCTATCGGCTGGCCAGCTGGCGCACCGCGGCGGACGACATCAACTGGCGGCGCTTCTTCGACGTCAACGAGCTGGGCGGGCTGCGCGTGGAGCGGCCAGCGGTGTTCGAGGCGACCCACGGCAAGATCTTCCAGTTGATCGCCGACGGCCTGGTGGACGGCTTGCGCATCGACCATATCGACGGGCTCGCCGATCCCCGGGGTTACTGCCGCAAGCTGCGGCGCCGGGTCGACGCCCTGCGCCCCGGGCAGCACGTGCCGATCTACGTGGAAAAGATCCTCGGCGCCGACGAAACCCTGCGCCGCGACTGGGGCGTGGACGGCACCACCGGCTACGAATTCATGAACCAGCTGTCGCTGCTGCAGCACGACCCGCAAGGCGCCGCGCCCCTGGCCGAACTCTGGAGCCGGCACAGCCAGCGCCCGGCGGAGTTTCTTGAAGAGGCCCGGCTGGCGCGCCGGCAACTGCTTGCCGGGTCGCTGGCCAGCGACTTCGAAAGCGTGGCCCAGGCCCTGCTGCAAGTGGCGCGCAACGATGTGATGACCCGCGACCTGACCCTCGGCGCGATTCGCCGGGCCCTGCAGGAGCTGATCGTGCATTTCCCGGTGTACCGCACCTACATCGGTGCCTGCGGCCGTTCGGCGGCCGACGAGGTGTTTTTCCAGCAGGCCCTGCAAGGCGCCCGCGACACCCTGGGCGAAGCCGATTGGCCGGTGCTGGCCTGCCTGGAGCAATGGCTCGGCGGCCAAGGCTGGCGCCGATTGCCACCGGGCCGGCCGCGCAAGGTGCTCAAGCATGCCTGCGTGCGCTTCCAGCAACTGACCTCGCCGGCGGCGGCCAAGGCCGTGGAAGACACCGCCTTCTATCGTTCGGCGGTGCTGCTCTCGCGCAACGACGTGGGCTTCTCCAGCGAGCGCTTCTGTGCCCCGCTGGCCGACTTCCACGCGGCCTGTCGCCAGCGCCTGGACAGCTTCCCCGACAACCTCCTGGCCACTGCCACCCACGACCACAAGCGCGGCGAAGACAGCCGCGCGCGGCTGGCGGTGCTCAGCGAACGCAGCAGCTGGTACACCGCCCAGGTCGAACACTGGCGCGAGCAGGCGCGGGCCTGGCGCAGCGATGCCCTGGCGCCGGACCCCGGCGACGAGTTGATCCTCTACCAGGCGCTGCTCGGCAGCTGGCCGCTGGAACTACGCGCCGACGACGGGCCTGGCCTGCAGGACTACACCGCCCGCCTGTGGCAATGGCAGGAAAAAGCCTTGCGCGAAGCCAAGCTGCACAGCAGTTGGACGGCGCCGAACGAAGCCTACGAAAACGCGGTGCGCGACTTTATCGAGCGCCTGCTGCTCGGCGCCGAGGGCCTGGCGTTACGCCGCGCCATCGCCGCCGCCGTAGAGGCCATCGCACCCGCCGGCGCCCTCAACGGCCTGGCGCAATCCTTGCTGCGCATCACCGTGCCGGGCGTCCCGGACCTGTACCAGGGCAACGAGTTCTGGGACTTCAGCCTGGTGGACCCGGACAACCGCCGCCCGGTGGATTTCGCTGCCCGCCAGACGGCCCTGGCCACCCCCGCCGCGCCCCCGGAGCTGTTGGCCCACTGGCGCGACGGGCGCATCAAGCAGGCGCTGATCGCCGCCGCGCTGGCCTGCCGGCGCGAGCACCCGCAGCTGTTTCGCCGGGGCGCCTACCAGGCGCTGCCGATGCAGGGCTGCCACGCCGACCGGGTGCTGGCCTTCCTGCGCGAATACCAGGGCCAGCGCGCGCTAGTGATAGTGCCCCGGCAAGTGGCCGGGCTGCTGGAACAGCGTGCGCAACCCTGGGTCGACGCGCCGGATTGGGGCGATACGCGGGTATCGCTACCGTTCGCCGCCCCCGGGCAAAAGCTGAAGGGACTTTTTTCCAGCGAGGCAGTCACACAGCACAAGGATCTGACAATCAGCAGCGCATTGCGGGATTTCCCCGTCAACCTCTTCATCCAAACTTGA
- the malQ gene encoding 4-alpha-glucanotransferase: MSDTQLEILASRAGLAVDWIDANGRPQRVAPQVLRAVLAGLGHPADDARQIEDSLQQLQQAQQTHQLPPLLTADVGQGLDLGHYFAPGTRCEVRLEDGSLLDLRLDADALLPGVLPVGYQQVSVDGQHFTLAVAPERCYSVADAVDQATPRAWGLSVQLYALRRSGDGGFGDTQALEELARVAGERGADALAISPLHAMFGSDTGRYSPYSPSSRLFLNSLYAAPGTLLGERAWRSAIDACGLGPQLQELERQPLVDWPRAAQARQQVLRALYEGFRQGEHPLHQDFASFHQAGGEALENHCRFEAIQAWRAARGESLDWREWPEAWRTPQSPALAQFAAEHGDDIGFHAFCQWLIARCLERVQSAARSSGMGIGLIADLAVGADGGGSQAWSRQDELLAELTVGAPPDILNRQGQGWGISAFSPEGLVRNGFHAFIEMLRANFAHAGGLRIDHVMGLQRLWVIPRGAPPGDGAYLYYPVDDLLRLLTLESHRHQAIVLGEDLGTVPDGLREKLSARAMLGMRVLLFEQEHGTHFRPILDWPDNALATTSTHDLPTLNGWWQGRDIDWSARLGLVDANGESHWREHRQREREGLRQALGRDPQNFREGSQEADQVVDASVRFLGHTRAPLVLLPLEDALGIDEQANLPGTLDSHPNWRRRLAGSSAGLLDDADAARRLELLACARQQAHERDR, encoded by the coding sequence ATGAGTGACACGCAACTGGAAATCCTCGCCAGCCGGGCCGGCCTGGCGGTCGACTGGATCGATGCCAACGGCCGCCCGCAACGGGTCGCGCCGCAGGTGCTGCGCGCCGTGCTGGCCGGCCTCGGCCACCCGGCCGACGACGCCCGCCAGATCGAAGACAGCCTGCAGCAGCTGCAACAGGCGCAACAGACCCACCAACTGCCGCCACTGCTGACCGCCGACGTCGGCCAGGGCCTGGACCTGGGGCACTACTTCGCCCCGGGCACGCGCTGCGAGGTCCGCCTGGAAGACGGCAGCCTGCTGGATCTGCGCCTCGACGCCGACGCCCTGCTGCCCGGCGTGTTGCCGGTGGGCTACCAGCAGGTGAGTGTCGACGGCCAGCACTTCACCCTGGCCGTCGCCCCCGAGCGCTGCTACAGCGTCGCCGACGCCGTGGACCAGGCCACGCCCCGGGCCTGGGGCCTGAGCGTGCAGCTGTACGCGCTGCGGCGCAGCGGCGACGGCGGTTTCGGCGACACCCAGGCGCTGGAAGAACTGGCCCGGGTGGCCGGCGAACGGGGCGCCGACGCCCTGGCCATCAGCCCCCTGCATGCCATGTTCGGCAGCGACACCGGGCGCTACAGCCCTTATTCGCCATCCAGCCGCTTGTTTCTCAACAGCCTGTACGCCGCGCCCGGGACGCTCCTGGGCGAGCGGGCCTGGCGCAGCGCCATCGACGCCTGCGGCCTGGGCCCGCAGTTGCAGGAGCTGGAACGCCAGCCGCTGGTCGACTGGCCGCGGGCGGCCCAGGCCCGGCAGCAGGTGCTGCGCGCCCTCTATGAAGGCTTCCGCCAGGGCGAACATCCGTTGCACCAGGACTTCGCCAGCTTCCACCAGGCCGGTGGCGAGGCCCTGGAAAACCATTGCCGCTTCGAGGCTATCCAGGCTTGGCGCGCGGCCCGTGGCGAAAGCCTGGACTGGCGCGAATGGCCCGAGGCCTGGCGCACCCCGCAGAGCCCGGCCCTGGCGCAATTCGCCGCCGAGCATGGCGACGACATCGGCTTTCATGCCTTCTGCCAATGGCTGATCGCCCGCTGCCTGGAGCGCGTACAGAGCGCCGCCCGCAGCAGTGGAATGGGCATCGGCCTGATCGCCGACCTGGCCGTCGGCGCCGACGGCGGCGGCAGCCAGGCCTGGAGCCGCCAGGACGAGCTGCTGGCGGAGCTGACCGTCGGCGCGCCGCCGGACATTCTCAACCGCCAGGGCCAGGGCTGGGGCATCTCCGCGTTCTCCCCGGAGGGCCTGGTGCGCAACGGGTTCCATGCCTTCATCGAGATGCTGCGGGCCAACTTCGCCCATGCCGGCGGCCTGCGCATCGACCATGTGATGGGTCTGCAACGGTTGTGGGTGATCCCCCGCGGCGCTCCGCCCGGCGACGGTGCCTACCTGTATTACCCGGTGGACGACCTGCTGCGCCTGCTGACCCTGGAATCGCACCGGCACCAGGCGATCGTCCTCGGCGAAGACCTCGGCACGGTGCCCGACGGCCTGCGGGAAAAACTCAGCGCGCGGGCCATGCTCGGCATGCGTGTGTTGTTGTTCGAGCAGGAACACGGCACGCATTTCCGGCCGATCCTCGACTGGCCGGACAACGCCCTGGCCACCACCAGCACCCACGACCTGCCGACCCTCAATGGCTGGTGGCAGGGCCGCGACATCGACTGGAGCGCGCGCCTGGGCCTGGTGGACGCCAACGGCGAGAGCCATTGGCGCGAACACCGCCAGCGCGAGCGCGAAGGCCTGCGCCAGGCCCTGGGCCGCGACCCGCAGAACTTTCGCGAAGGCAGCCAGGAGGCCGACCAGGTGGTGGATGCCAGCGTGCGTTTCCTCGGCCACACCCGCGCGCCCCTGGTGCTGCTGCCCCTGGAGGACGCCCTGGGGATCGACGAGCAGGCCAACCTGCCTGGCACCCTCGACAGCCATCCCAACTGGCGCCGGCGCCTGGCCGGCAGCAGCGCGGGCCTGCTCGACGATGCCGACGCCGCGCGCCGCCTGGAACTGCTGGCCTGCGCCCGGCAACAAGCCCACGAGCGTGACCGATGA
- the treZ gene encoding malto-oligosyltrehalose trehalohydrolase — MSLRTQETWPHGAVPLDAERTRFTLWAPDARQVSLELADGSSLPMLPRADGWFMIVGRCPPGTRYRFGIDNDVQVPDPASRAQDGDIDGPSVVTDPQAYSWRHPHWRGRPWHEAVICELHVGVLGGYRAAEHYLPHLAETGITAIELMPLAQFPGARNWGYDGVLPYAPHASYGSPDDLKHLIDCAHGLGLAVLLDVVYNHFGPDGNYLHRYARGFFREDRHTPWGAAIDFRRRPVRDFFIDNALMWLQEYRFDGLRLDAVHAIDDPDFLVELARQVRGRLDPARHIWLTLENEHNQASLLERHYDAQWNDDGHNALHVLLTGETEAYYADFAERPTEQLARCLAQGFAYQGQRNRHGNARGEPSGHLPPSAFVLFLQNHDQIGNRAFGERLRHLAEPQALQAATALLLLAPMIPLLFMGDEVAAPQPFLFFTSHHGELADAVREGRRNEFAAFGAFADPRERERIPDPNAPSSFLDSRPQADPALGEPTRALYRRLLQLRQAHIVPHLPGTTALGAEVLAPGAVCARWRLGNGRELRIELNLGAGEVERAPAAPSSVLFELPQRAPQASAPATLAPYSVRVSLDAPAPMPALSESAHE, encoded by the coding sequence ATGTCGCTACGGACGCAGGAAACCTGGCCCCACGGCGCCGTCCCGCTGGATGCCGAGCGCACCCGCTTCACCCTCTGGGCGCCGGACGCGCGGCAGGTCAGCCTGGAACTCGCGGACGGCTCGTCGCTGCCCATGCTGCCCCGGGCCGACGGCTGGTTCATGATCGTCGGCCGCTGCCCGCCCGGCACCCGCTATCGCTTCGGCATCGACAACGACGTCCAGGTGCCCGACCCGGCCTCCCGCGCCCAGGACGGCGATATCGACGGCCCCAGCGTGGTCACCGATCCCCAGGCCTACTCCTGGCGCCATCCCCACTGGCGGGGCCGGCCCTGGCACGAGGCGGTGATCTGCGAACTGCACGTGGGCGTGCTCGGCGGTTACCGCGCCGCGGAGCACTACTTGCCGCATTTGGCCGAGACCGGCATCACCGCCATCGAGCTGATGCCCCTGGCGCAGTTCCCCGGCGCGCGCAACTGGGGCTACGACGGCGTGCTGCCCTATGCCCCGCACGCCTCCTACGGTAGCCCCGACGACCTCAAGCACCTGATCGACTGCGCCCATGGCCTGGGCCTGGCGGTGCTGCTGGACGTGGTCTACAACCACTTCGGCCCCGACGGCAACTACCTGCACCGCTACGCCCGCGGTTTCTTCCGCGAAGACCGGCACACCCCCTGGGGCGCGGCCATCGACTTCCGGCGCCGGCCGGTGCGCGACTTCTTTATCGACAATGCCCTGATGTGGCTGCAGGAATACCGTTTCGACGGGCTGCGCCTGGACGCGGTGCACGCCATCGACGACCCGGACTTCCTGGTCGAACTGGCCCGGCAGGTGCGCGGCCGGCTCGACCCGGCGCGCCACATCTGGCTGACCCTGGAGAACGAACACAACCAGGCCAGCCTGCTGGAGCGGCATTACGACGCGCAGTGGAACGATGACGGGCACAACGCCCTGCATGTGCTGCTGACCGGCGAGACCGAGGCCTACTACGCCGACTTCGCCGAACGACCGACCGAACAACTGGCGCGCTGCCTCGCCCAGGGCTTTGCCTACCAGGGCCAGCGCAACCGCCACGGCAACGCCCGCGGCGAGCCCAGCGGGCACCTGCCGCCCAGCGCCTTCGTGCTGTTTTTGCAGAACCACGACCAGATCGGCAACCGCGCGTTCGGCGAACGCCTGCGCCACCTGGCCGAGCCCCAGGCGTTGCAGGCGGCCACGGCGCTGTTGCTGCTGGCGCCGATGATCCCGCTGCTGTTCATGGGCGATGAAGTGGCGGCGCCTCAGCCGTTCCTGTTTTTCACCAGCCACCACGGCGAACTGGCGGACGCGGTGCGCGAAGGCCGGCGCAACGAATTCGCCGCCTTCGGCGCCTTTGCCGATCCCCGGGAGCGCGAGCGGATTCCCGACCCGAACGCCCCTTCGAGCTTCCTCGACTCGCGGCCACAGGCGGACCCGGCGCTGGGCGAGCCGACCCGGGCGCTGTATCGCCGGCTGCTGCAGCTGCGCCAGGCGCATATCGTGCCGCACCTGCCGGGCACCACCGCCCTGGGCGCCGAGGTGCTGGCCCCGGGCGCAGTGTGCGCACGCTGGCGCCTGGGCAACGGCCGCGAACTGCGCATCGAGCTCAACCTCGGTGCCGGGGAAGTCGAGCGGGCGCCCGCGGCTCCTTCGTCCGTGCTGTTCGAGCTGCCGCAGCGGGCGCCGCAAGCGTCCGCGCCCGCCACTCTCGCCCCCTACAGCGTGCGGGTCAGCCTCGACGCCCCCGCCCCCATGCCCGCCCTATCGGAGAGCGCCCATGAGTGA
- the glgA gene encoding glycogen synthase GlgA, with product MTSVVVQTQGKYPLPLAGEPASPSLLAPGGKTSLPLVRHNPNRKKVLFVTSEIADLVKTGGLGDVSAALPRAMAHLHDVRLLIPGYRQVLNSENPIHVIGELGGHAALPACKIGRMDMPDGLVIYVLICPELYEREGTPYGANNGRDWPDNHIRFARLGLAAADIAANLAQIHWCPDLVHAHDWPAGLAPAYMHWRGQRTPTLFTIHNLAYQGVVSLASCPELGIPEHALQQEGMEFYGKLSFLKAGMAYASHITTVSATYAQEITTPAFGCGLDGFLASKTQQGLLSGIPNGIDESWDAATDPHLFAPFAIGDWQGKAANASHVRQMFGLDPSDGPLFAVVSRLVYQKGLDLTEGVAEYIVKAGGQIAIIGRGEPEEEQAMRALAERFPGRIGVHIGFNETDARRMFAGSDFLLMPSRYEPCGLSQMYAQRFGSLPVARNTGGLADTIENGVTGFLFDESTVPSYQEALSRAFKVFAYPQLLNAMRCRAMAAPFNWCKAVEPYAELYEQLVAKALGKSAKP from the coding sequence ATGACCAGTGTCGTAGTGCAAACCCAGGGAAAATATCCTCTGCCGCTGGCCGGCGAACCGGCTTCTCCATCGCTTCTCGCCCCTGGAGGCAAGACGTCACTGCCCCTGGTCCGGCACAACCCCAACCGCAAGAAGGTGCTGTTCGTCACCTCGGAAATCGCCGACCTGGTCAAGACCGGTGGCCTGGGCGACGTCTCGGCCGCCCTGCCCCGGGCCATGGCGCACCTGCATGACGTGCGCCTGCTGATTCCCGGCTACCGGCAAGTGCTCAACAGCGAGAACCCGATCCATGTGATCGGCGAACTGGGCGGCCATGCGGCGCTGCCGGCCTGCAAGATCGGGCGCATGGACATGCCCGACGGCCTGGTGATCTATGTGCTGATCTGCCCCGAACTCTACGAGCGCGAAGGCACGCCCTACGGCGCCAACAACGGCCGCGACTGGCCCGACAACCATATCCGCTTCGCCCGCCTGGGCCTGGCCGCGGCCGACATCGCCGCCAACCTGGCGCAGATCCACTGGTGCCCGGACCTGGTGCACGCCCATGACTGGCCCGCCGGGCTGGCGCCGGCCTACATGCACTGGCGCGGGCAGCGCACCCCGACCCTGTTCACCATCCACAACCTGGCCTACCAGGGCGTGGTCAGCCTGGCCTCCTGCCCGGAACTGGGCATCCCCGAACACGCCCTGCAGCAGGAAGGCATGGAGTTCTACGGCAAGCTGTCGTTCCTCAAGGCCGGCATGGCCTATGCCAGCCACATCACCACCGTCAGCGCCACCTATGCCCAGGAAATCACCACCCCGGCCTTCGGCTGCGGGCTCGACGGTTTCCTCGCCAGCAAGACCCAGCAAGGCCTGCTCAGCGGCATTCCCAACGGCATCGACGAAAGCTGGGACGCCGCCACCGATCCGCACCTGTTCGCCCCCTTCGCCATCGGCGACTGGCAGGGCAAGGCGGCCAACGCGAGCCACGTGCGCCAGATGTTCGGCCTCGACCCCAGCGACGGCCCGCTGTTCGCGGTGGTCTCGCGGCTGGTCTACCAGAAAGGCCTGGACCTCACCGAAGGCGTCGCCGAGTACATCGTCAAGGCCGGCGGCCAGATCGCCATCATCGGCCGCGGCGAGCCCGAGGAAGAACAGGCCATGCGCGCCCTGGCCGAACGTTTTCCCGGGCGTATCGGGGTGCACATCGGCTTCAACGAAACCGATGCCCGGCGCATGTTCGCCGGCAGCGATTTCCTGCTGATGCCCTCGCGCTACGAGCCCTGCGGCCTGAGCCAGATGTATGCCCAGCGCTTCGGCTCGCTGCCGGTGGCGCGCAACACCGGCGGCCTGGCCGACACCATCGAGAACGGCGTCACCGGGTTCCTCTTCGACGAATCCACCGTGCCCAGCTACCAGGAGGCCCTGAGCCGGGCATTCAAGGTGTTCGCCTACCCGCAGTTGCTCAACGCCATGCGCTGCCGGGCCATGGCCGCGCCCTTCAACTGGTGCAAGGCGGTGGAACCCTACGCCGAACTCTACGAACAGCTGGTGGCCAAGGCCCTGGGAAAATCGGCCAAGCCATAA
- a CDS encoding D-2-hydroxyacid dehydrogenase family protein encodes MSMQIAVIDDWQDVARDVADWSALTGIGAVSFIHDYPGDLVTLGKRLAPFEVICVMRERTRFDEALLRRLPRLRLLLTGGMRNAAIDLAAAARLGIQVCGTDSYKHAAPELTWALIMAQSRNLLNEANALRAGLWQQGLGGDLHGKTLGILGLGSIGQRVAQFGQVFGMRVIAWSENLTAERAAAAGVTYVGKQQLFEQADVLSVHLVLSERSRGLVDAQALAWMKPSAVLVNTARGPIVDEAALIAALERGRLAGAALDVFEQEPLPLDHPFRRLPNVLATPHVGYVSQQNYRQFYAQMIEDIQAWAAGQPIRLLG; translated from the coding sequence ATGAGCATGCAAATCGCAGTCATCGATGACTGGCAGGACGTGGCCCGCGACGTGGCGGACTGGTCGGCGCTGACCGGCATCGGCGCCGTCAGTTTCATCCACGACTACCCCGGCGACCTCGTCACCCTGGGCAAGCGCCTGGCGCCGTTCGAGGTGATCTGCGTGATGCGCGAACGCACCCGCTTCGACGAAGCGCTGCTGCGCCGTCTGCCGCGGCTCAGGCTGCTGCTCACCGGCGGCATGCGCAACGCCGCCATCGACCTGGCCGCCGCGGCCCGCCTGGGCATCCAGGTGTGCGGCACCGACAGTTACAAGCACGCGGCGCCGGAATTGACCTGGGCGCTGATCATGGCCCAGAGCCGCAACCTGCTCAACGAAGCCAATGCCCTGCGCGCCGGCCTCTGGCAACAGGGCCTGGGCGGCGACCTGCACGGCAAGACCCTGGGCATTCTCGGCCTGGGCAGCATCGGCCAGCGGGTCGCGCAGTTCGGCCAGGTGTTCGGCATGCGGGTGATCGCCTGGAGCGAAAACCTCACCGCCGAGCGCGCTGCCGCGGCCGGGGTGACCTACGTCGGCAAGCAGCAGCTGTTCGAACAGGCCGACGTGCTCTCGGTGCACCTGGTGCTCAGCGAACGCAGCCGCGGGCTGGTGGATGCCCAGGCGCTGGCCTGGATGAAACCCTCGGCGGTGCTGGTCAATACCGCTCGCGGGCCGATCGTCGACGAAGCGGCGCTGATCGCCGCCCTCGAGCGCGGCCGCCTGGCCGGTGCGGCCCTGGATGTGTTCGAACAGGAACCGCTGCCCCTCGACCATCCGTTCCGCCGCCTGCCCAACGTGCTGGCCACGCCCCATGTCGGTTATGTCAGCCAGCAGAACTATCGGCAGTTCTACGCGCAGATGATCGAGGATATCCAGGCCTGGGCCGCCGGCCAGCCGATCCGCCTGCTGGGCTGA
- a CDS encoding MBL fold metallo-hydrolase, which translates to MRAIFVGHQTWLVEHASTRILIDPLLCEDFGLVDEHRIEIYPPRTVDAAALSDVDLIFLSHEHSDHFDIQSLNLLPRSARFVVGATIVEPVKQCIRDLGFTLTEVNDSAPMRVGDLNLRFYPADPKTAFWESRVTQVHIEEAEQPQNGIFIAVDALVSEVFKADIVDERLAPPKLVIVSNNSRVSPPGAFQSLENWGKNASDSNRKVGPLGIGVLSAVLTSYLDDFPVQPENIALCGGGFIKRLGGFAAFPFSDQPTLSRLANRLSLDTHIVGLLPGEAFALDHQSELPTAIDWVQVDKVQHALLIEELDQFIEARKSVEVVASVRPDVADAEQYEVLLRRAEAELQRLAKSLMLFITGRKALAMTHHKGRKLGPKRIVFSFASRVLGRRDSYGLNLISGRFEAEAPSSLESLLAEYPFGVSLPLVDFIGMVEGDLQIWDIVGVSVQSWFENGIFDGLIPFFYSYYGENGSPELLAKIIDRAMHNLEVRP; encoded by the coding sequence ATGAGGGCGATTTTTGTCGGCCATCAAACGTGGCTGGTGGAACATGCAAGTACCAGGATTCTGATTGACCCGCTGTTGTGCGAAGACTTCGGTCTGGTCGACGAGCACCGGATCGAGATCTATCCGCCGCGCACTGTCGACGCCGCGGCCTTGTCCGATGTGGACCTGATTTTCCTCAGTCATGAACATTCCGATCATTTCGATATCCAGTCGTTGAACCTGCTGCCGCGTTCTGCCCGGTTCGTGGTCGGAGCGACCATCGTCGAACCGGTCAAGCAGTGCATTCGCGATCTCGGGTTCACCCTCACCGAAGTCAACGACAGCGCACCGATGCGCGTCGGCGACCTGAACCTGCGTTTCTATCCGGCGGACCCGAAGACCGCCTTCTGGGAAAGCCGGGTGACCCAGGTGCATATCGAGGAAGCCGAACAGCCGCAAAATGGCATCTTCATCGCCGTGGACGCCCTGGTGTCCGAGGTGTTCAAGGCCGATATCGTCGACGAACGCCTGGCTCCGCCGAAGCTGGTGATCGTTTCGAACAACTCCAGGGTGTCGCCGCCGGGCGCCTTTCAATCCCTGGAAAACTGGGGCAAGAATGCCAGCGATAGCAATCGCAAGGTCGGTCCGTTGGGGATCGGCGTGCTGAGCGCGGTGCTCACCAGCTACCTGGACGACTTTCCGGTGCAGCCCGAAAACATCGCGCTATGCGGCGGCGGTTTCATCAAGCGCCTGGGCGGCTTCGCCGCGTTCCCGTTTTCCGACCAGCCAACCCTGAGCCGACTGGCCAACCGGCTCAGCCTGGACACCCACATCGTCGGCCTGTTGCCCGGCGAGGCTTTCGCCCTGGACCATCAGTCCGAGCTGCCGACGGCCATCGACTGGGTCCAGGTGGACAAGGTGCAGCACGCTTTGCTGATCGAGGAACTGGACCAGTTCATCGAGGCGCGCAAGAGCGTCGAAGTCGTGGCGTCGGTGCGCCCGGATGTTGCGGACGCCGAGCAATATGAGGTGCTGCTGCGACGTGCGGAAGCCGAACTGCAGCGCCTGGCGAAAAGCCTGATGCTGTTCATCACCGGGCGCAAGGCACTGGCGATGACCCATCACAAGGGCCGCAAGCTGGGGCCCAAACGCATCGTTTTCAGTTTCGCCTCCCGCGTCCTGGGACGTCGGGACAGCTATGGGTTGAACCTGATCAGCGGCCGCTTCGAGGCCGAGGCGCCAAGCTCGCTCGAATCCTTGTTGGCGGAGTATCCCTTTGGCGTCTCCTTGCCGCTGGTGGACTTCATCGGCATGGTCGAGGGCGATTTGCAGATCTGGGACATCGTGGGCGTTTCGGTGCAGTCCTGGTTCGAGAACGGCATCTTCGACGGCCTGATCCCATTCTTCTACAGCTACTACGGCGAGAACGGCAGCCCCGAACTGCTGGCGAAAATCATTGATCGCGCCATGCACAACCTGGAGGTGCGCCCATGA